In a single window of the Nicotiana tomentosiformis chromosome 8, ASM39032v3, whole genome shotgun sequence genome:
- the LOC104107748 gene encoding protein ENHANCED DOWNY MILDEW 2: MASSDDEVEAVPSTVSNYEFVDDKDEPVSFAELKFQWNETESLDGKKRHVFLRGTADNGLQKIYKQVTSWKFDFSRIEPAISVLSKENGWIRLEKPRKVFQDTIRSILITVHSLHFLKKNPESSGRALWDHLSKVFSVYEPRPSENDLVDHMKFINEIVKRDGKLAQSKVLLTFLEEKPKKKKLVDEVGSISEFIVDEIIDDNDDDDEEDDYNHFESLCAICDDGGELLCCDGKCLRSFHATVEDGAQSQCESLGFTKAQVRAMKYQDFYCKNCEYQQHQCYACGELGSSDQSSHAEVFRCVNATCGHFYHPDCVAKLLHPDAQLKVDELRKKIAAGEPFACPLHQCCVCKQREDKDKPELQFAMCRRCPTSYHRKCLPKEIVFDKSKDEEENDEDEDEDEDEDEEMPRAWDGLIPDRILIYCLKHEIDEELATPLRDHIKFPGNHRRGKQISEELDKLKGKSAEVTNGRVIAKRPKTDEKLSKAEKVDFSRKREGRLSLPDSSKRQKVNDATRKSLNKTSSAKLNKTVNSEGKASIGLKLYALISRESQTVESSEEGKTKIMKSDKKETSSSQTLDATAKSRILSIMKDVKSSITMDKLMKQISPTTHAYSSKFDKSITLGKVEGSIEAIRAALQILDGGGKVEDAKAVCEPGLLDQIMKWRSKLRVYLAPFLHGMRYTSFGRHFTKVEKLREIVDMLHWYVREGDMIVDFCCGSNDFSCLMKNKLDEMGKDCSYKNYDLFKPKNDFNFEKRDWMKVGPNELPPGSKLIMGLNPPFGVNAALANKFIDKALRFRPKLLILIVPKETERLDVKKGYPYDLIWEDDALLSGKSFYLPGSVDANNKQMEDWNVSAPPLYLWSRPDWTAEHKAIAQQYGHPSKIQDKLEENCSHTPVPRSVEHGDDVESTRIGDDIDFKDKKRHQHQEYRERSQNNSGKEGDSLGHAKNRSVEKSMKGNQDKSKNKFDEKSMKESQDKSKYQNDLDEKSRQDKSKAKRPRDLVEKSTEEISVGKRSLYRHSSPSVTNHKSADQHAVSSCKAEEKERYERFAGQSASALQTQQETGYGVHQDSDMERRHSLLKEEPYSSLTHQYPQSASPGPEYVGHGAHPDGDMARRNSLPMQEPYSTLNHQYSQSASPGPEYAFRASDERFVGYQRERADMPGYRPYPSHMNGGVYARELDVRPQGNLYGQLGSEFSSPRSNYTAGASTGYPPYGRLSPATEPTYGRINTPAMPRYAPHDELYPGRMNSMGSEGRSGIYGGGVARPGFPGSSSGFAPRPYNPFSQQNSSGWLNE; this comes from the exons ATGGCATCTTCTGATGATGAAGTTGAAGCAGTCCCGAGTACTGTGTCTAACTATGAATTTGTAGATGATAAGGATGAGCCTGTTTCATTCGCGGAGCTAAAATTTCAGTGGAATGAAACTGAGAGTCTGGATGGGAAAAAAAGACATGTTTTCTTGCGTGGGACTGCGGATAATGGCCTTCAGAAGATTTATAAGCAGGTCACATCATGGAAGTTTGATTTTTCACGCATAGAGCCGGCGATATCAGTTTTATCTAAAGAGAACGGTTGGATCAGACTTGAAAAACCGAGGAAGGTTTTCCAGGATACCATTAGGTCAATCTTGATCACCGTGCATTCCTTGCACTTCCTGAAAAAAAATCCTGAATCTTCTGGCAGAGCTTTGTGGGATCACTTATCTAAAGTTTTCAG TGTGTATGAGCCCAGGCCTTCGGAGAATGATCTAGTGGATCACATGAAGTTCATCAATGAAATTGTTAAGCGTGATGGAAAATTGGCTCAATCCAAG GTTTTACTTACATTTTTGGAGGAGAAGCCTAAGAAGAAGAAACTAGTTGATGAG GTTGGGTCAATATCCGAGTTTATAGTCGATGAGATCatagatgacaatgatgatgatgatgaagaagatgatTACAATCACTTCGAATCTCTCTGCGCAATATGTGATGATGGTGGTGAACTTCTTTG TTGCGATGGAAAGTGCTTGAGGTCATTTCATGCTACTGTGGAAGATGGTGCTCAATCTCAGTGTGAGTCTCTTGGATTTACCAAGGCTCAAGTTAGG GCAATGAAATATCAAGATTTCTATTGTAAAAATTGTGAATATCAGCAGCACCAGTGCTATGCTTGTGGGGAGTTAGGTTCTTCTGATCAATCATCTCATGCGGAG GTCTTCCGTTGCGTTAATGCAACTTGTGGCCATTTTTACCACCCAGATTGTGTTGCCAAACTGCTTCATCCTGATGCTCAGTTGAAGGTTGATGAACTCAGAAAGAAGATCGCTGCTGGTGAACCTTTCGCTTGTCCTCTGCATCAGTGCTGTGTCTGTAAACAGAGAGAAGATAAAGATAAACCCGAGTTACAGTTTGCCATGTGTAGACGGTGTCCAACATCATACCATCGGAAATGCTTGCCTAA GGAAATTGTTTTCGACAAAAGCAAGGATGAAGAGGAAAATGACGAGGACGAGGACGAGGACGAGGACGAGGACGAGGAGATGCCAAGGGCATGGGATGGTCTTATACCAGATCGAattttgatttattgctt AAAACATGAGATTGATGAAGAGCTTGCTACACCTTTAAGAGATCACATCAAATTTCCAGGAAACCATAGGAGGGGAAAGCAAATATCGGAAGAATTGGACAAACTAAAAGGAAAATCTGCAGAAGTGACTAATGGCAGAGTGATTGCTAAAAGACCAAAAACTGATGAAAAATTGTCCAAGGCAGAGAAAGTTGATTTTTCCAGAAAGAGAGAGGGGAGATTGTCTCTACCTGATTCTTCAAAAAGACAAAAAGTAAATGATGCTACTAGAAAGAGTTTGAACAAGACATCATCTGCAAAGCTCAACAAAACTGTCAATAGTGAAGGTAAAGCCTCTATAGGTCTAAAGTTATATGCACTCATTAGCAGGGAATCACAAACCGTTGAGTCTAGTGAAGAGGGGAAAACCAAGATCATGAAGTCTGACAAAAAGGAAACAAGCAGTTCACAGACTTTAGATGCTACAGCAAAGAGCAG AATTTTGTCTATTATGAAAGACGTTAAATCCTCCATAACTATGGATAAACTGATGAAGCAAATATCACCCACAACACATGCATACTCGTCAAAATTTGACAAATCTATAACCTTGGGGAAAGTTGAAGGTTCCATTGAG GCTATTCGTGCGGCCTTGCAAATATTGGATGGAGGGGGCAAAGTTGAAGATGCAAAAGCTGTCTGTGAGCCTGGGCTTCTTGATCAGATAATGAAGTGGAGG agCAAGCTGAGAGTATATCTTGCTCCCTTTTTACACGGAATGCGCTACACGTCCTTTGGTCGCCATTTTACTAAAGTGGAGAAGCTGAGAGAG ATTGTCGATATGCTTCATTGGTATGTTCGAGAAGGTGATATG ATTGTGGATTTCTGTTGCGGTTCCAATGATTTCAGCTGCCTCATGAAAAACAAGCTGGATGAGATGGGGAAGGATTGCTCATATAAGAATTATGATTTATTCAAACCAAAG AATGATTTTAATTTTGAGAAGAGGGATTGGATGAAAGTAGGGCCTAATGAATTGCCACCAGGATCGAAGTTG ATCATGGGGCTGAACCCTCCTTTTGGGGTCAATGCTGCTCTTGCTAACAAATTTATTGATAAAGCACTACGGTTTAGGCCAAAGCTTCTTATCCTCATTGTTCCAAAAGAGACAGAAAG GTTAGATGTAAAAAAAGGGTATCCATATGATCTAATTTGGGAGGATGATGCGTTGCTTAGTGGGAAG TCATTCTATTTGCCTGGTTCTGTTGATGCAAATAACAAACAAATGGAGGACTGGAATGTGAGTGCACCACCACTTTATCTTTGGAGTCGCCCTGATTGGACAGCCGAACATAAAGCAATTGCTCAACAGTATGGCCACCCGTCCAAGATACAAGATAAATTAGAAGAAAATTGCTCCCACACACCTGTCCCTCGTTCGGTGGAACATGGTGATGATGTTGAGTCGACGAGGATCGGTGATGATATTGATTTCAAGGATAAGAAGCGACATCAGCACCAAGAATACAGGGAGAGATCGCAGAATAACAGTGGCAAAGAAGGTGATAGCCTGGGCCATGCGAAGAACAGATCTGTTGAGAAGTCGATGAAAGGGAATCAGGataaaagcaagaacaaattTGATGAGAAGTCGATGAAAGAGAGTCAGGATAAAAGCAAATATCAAAATGATTTGGATGAGAAGTCAAGACAGGACAAGTCCAAAGCGAAACGTCCAAGAGATTTGGTGGAAAAATCAACAGAGGAGATATCTGTTGGAAAAAGATCTCTGTATCGACATTCCTCCCCCAGCGTGACCAATCATAAGTCAGCTGATCAGCACGCGGTTTCATCTTGTAAGGCAGAAGAGAAGGAACGCTATGAACGATTTGCTGGCCAGAGTGCTTCTGCATTACAGACACAGCAAGAGACAGGGTATGGGGTGCATCAGGACAGTGATATGGAAAGAAGGCACAGCTTGCTAAAGGAGGAGCCTTATTCAAGTTTGACTCACCAATATCCTCAGTCTGCTAGTCCTGGTCCCGAGTATGTGGGGCACGGGGCACATCCGGATGGTGACATGGCAAGAAGGAACAGCTTGCCGATGCAGGAGCCTTATTCGACTTTAAATCACCAATATTCTCAGTCTGCTAGTCCTGGTCCTGAGTATGCGTTTAGGGCCTCAGATGAACGGTTTGTGGGTTACCAGAGAGAGCGTGCAGATATGCCTGGTTATAGACCATACCCCAGTCACATGAATGGGGGGGTATATGCAAGGGAGTTAGATGTACGGCCGCAAGGTAACCTTTATGGGCAGCTGGGTAGTGAGTTTTCGAGTCCCAGAAGCAACTACACAGCGGGTGCCAGCACTGGTTATCCCCCCTACGGGCGGTTGAGTCCAGCAACTGAACCAACCTATGGGAGGATTAATACGCCTGCGATGCCACGGTATGCTCCACATGATGAGTTGTATCCCGGTAGGATGAATAGCATGGGATCTGAAGGCAGAAGTGGCATCTACGGCGGTGGAGTTGCTCGACCTGGGTTTCCAGGTAGCTCATCGGGTTTTGCTCCAAGGCCTTACAACCCCTTTTCACAGCAAAACTCGTCAGGGTGGCTTAACGAGTAG